In the genome of Naumovozyma dairenensis CBS 421 chromosome 7, complete genome, the window TAACTTACAGGTGGTTCCATATACCATCGATAGATAACAAGTACCTGATTGAACTTTTTGCCAAGTCATTTTTCCTGgataataatctttctGGATATTCCTTTCTAATGTCTTCATCTCGAATTCGCAGTTTCTAGGTGTATACGTCAAACACATGTGATAGATGCGTCTCGATCtatgatataatataatataatataatagcCATCCCAAAACTATGGAGGTAAATTGTTCTGGGAATCCAAACccatatatacatatactatataatattttaccGTTCCATCTGGAATAATGACAATTTTTGAAGCATAGGTGAAGCATAGGTGAACAGACCTGTCCACCACAGTCCACCACAGTCTGATGTTTCTAACCATATCCCTCTTCCCTAAGTCTGACGCTGTCGTCGTTTCATACGGCAGGCCTTCTCAATTTCCCAAAAAAGTTTTCTcaaaatttataattttaaaCATAAACACTTGTAAAGAAACATTTATACAATAAAGAGCCGCGACAGTGAAAGTCATAAAAGGAAGGGAGGGAAGAAGCCATTCTCGAGCATCAATTCGTCATATAAAAAGGGCACCAAATATCAGCAATCCGTTCaattcatataatattgcCACATAGTGATGTTTAATTTTGGCGGGAATGCAAACACTAATAACAATGCCGGCTCAATGGGTTCAACTACCGGTACCAGCCTCTTTGGATCATCGCAACAgccacaacaacaaaacaCTACTCTAGGGGGAGGATTTGGATTCAATAACAAccagcagcagcaacagcagcaacCGCAACAACAGCAAGGCGGTAGTCTCTTTTCTGCTGGCAATGCCACTACAACTGGGACTACCGGACTCTTTGGTAATAAATCTACACTAGGTGGTCCATCGATGCAATCTAATACAAATACAGGAGGTGGCTTATTTggacaacaacaaccacaacaacaacaacaaggCGGTTCCCTATTTGGGTCTAATGCAACAACGAATACAGCAGGACGCGGTGGACTATTTGGTAATAGTAGTACTAcgcagcaacagcaaccTTCTGGAGGTCTATTTGGAAGCAATACAAATCAGCCTTCAGTGGGAGGTGGTTTGTTTGGATCGAAccagcagcagcagcagccAGCTGTAACGGCGACGACAGGTGGATTATTTGGAAATAAACCTCAAGGATTAAGTACTGGAACTTCTGGAGGTTTATTCGGTAATAAACCATCAGGGACTTCTGGGGGATTATTTGGCAGTAGAGCACCAACAACAGGTGGAGGACTATTCggaagtaataataataatcaaacCACAAACACACAAACAGGCCTTTTTGGTAACACTACAAACACACAAGGAGGATTGTTTGGTAATCCACAAGGACAAGGCACGACCACTCCAGGAGGAGGATTGTTTGgtcaacaacaacagcagcagcagcagcaacaaccAACTTTAACCACAGTACAGCCTTCATTTTCATGGTCACAACAAGCACCTCAACAAATGAATCAACAATCGCAGTCCACTATGCCAAGACTCCAAGCTCAAATACAAatgcaacaacaacaattacaGCAACAAAATACAGTATATCCAcaacaaattcaagaacaaataATCAAATGTAAAGAGTCATGGGATCCAAATTCCTCAAAATCCAAATTAAGAACATTCGTTTATAACAAAGTGAACGAAACTGAAGCCATGTTATATAACAAACCTATGAATGCCAACCAAGAAGAATGGAACATAGCAATAGAGAACAAACCATCAAATGACGTGATCCCAATTCAAATACACGGTTTTGAAGGATTGAATGTACGTAATCAATTACAAATTGAGAATGTAGCACAAGCTCGCGTCATACTGAATCAAGTCCTCGAGAAATCGACTcaattacaacaaaaaCATGATTTAGACACTGCGGCAAGAATATTGAAGGCCAAATCAAGAAACGTAGAAATcgaaagaagaatattgaaattaggTTCTCaaatttccattttgaaaaatagaGGTGTAccattaaatataaatgaaGAGAAAATGTGGTCTCAATTCAAGCAATTACTGAAGAAAAGTGAAGATCCTGCAGCTCTGGGGAAAACTAATGAACTATGGGCTCGTCTCGCGGTATTG includes:
- the NUP57 gene encoding FG-nucleoporin NUP57 (similar to Saccharomyces cerevisiae NUP57 (YGR119C); ancestral locus Anc_3.471); the encoded protein is MFNFGGNANTNNNAGSMGSTTGTSLFGSSQQPQQQNTTLGGGFGFNNNQQQQQQQPQQQQGGSLFSAGNATTTGTTGLFGNKSTLGGPSMQSNTNTGGGLFGQQQPQQQQQGGSLFGSNATTNTAGRGGLFGNSSTTQQQQPSGGLFGSNTNQPSVGGGLFGSNQQQQQPAVTATTGGLFGNKPQGLSTGTSGGLFGNKPSGTSGGLFGSRAPTTGGGLFGSNNNNQTTNTQTGLFGNTTNTQGGLFGNPQGQGTTTPGGGLFGQQQQQQQQQQPTLTTVQPSFSWSQQAPQQMNQQSQSTMPRLQAQIQMQQQQLQQQNTVYPQQIQEQIIKCKESWDPNSSKSKLRTFVYNKVNETEAMLYNKPMNANQEEWNIAIENKPSNDVIPIQIHGFEGLNVRNQLQIENVAQARVILNQVLEKSTQLQQKHDLDTAARILKAKSRNVEIERRILKLGSQISILKNRGVPLNINEEKMWSQFKQLLKKSEDPAALGKTNELWARLAVLKERAKNVSDKLDSTLVVIGDNGGSSTSSTNSKENMVNKLADDEEKNKIDKIAEILSNQQRGIYYLNEVLENDQRAIDKALKS